The sequence CAAGTATTTGTCGAAGTAGTCAGCGACAACAAACCCTTGAATCCGAATCCGCTTGTAGATTACAGTTGCTAGGTTGTGTACACCTTCTTGGTCCTCCAGGTTGTACTGCGAGATCATACCACATACTGCGATACGGCCGTGTAACTTCATGTTTAGGAGCACTGCGTCTAGCATTTTGCCTCCTACATTCTCAAAGTATACGTCAATTCCTTCAGGGAAACACCTGCATggtcacaaaaatatatatcattgtttTGAGTCAGATCTCTCTATATCACAAAGGGATAGATACGAAAAGAAGAATGCTCTATTGACCTCTTCAGTGCAGCATTAAGGTCCTTCTCTTCTTTGTAATTGAAAGCTTCATCAAACCCGAACTTGTTCTTGAGAAGATCAACCTATAACAAAACtcaacagagaaaaaaagacaagtgacactttttttctatattattggactccAGAAAAAAAAGTCTGATTACCTTTTCCTTACTGCCTGCACTTCCAACGACATAGCAACCCATAATCTTTGCAAATTGTCCCACGAGCTGACCAACTGCACCAGATGCAGCTGACACGAACACGGTTTCTCCTTTCTTAGGTGCACAGATTTCATAAAAGCCAGCATAGGCAGTCATACCGGGCATACCtgacagaaacagaggaattcTCTAAGACACACTAGGAAACTAATGAAGCTTGCGGAGTTTTGAACATAGTAATTAGATTTGTTAGCGATCAAAGCAACTATTCTACATGATTTGGATCTTGTGTCAATGCAGCATGCATGCATTACAATTCAAGACCAGACCAATATGACCCATCTATCATGCCAGATTTCTCACTATGCAAGTTGACAATTTCCCTATAATTACCAAGTGAATAATAACAAACATGACCAAAAGAGAAGCAGAGATAACATACCGAGAAGTCCAGTGTAGTAGGATAACGGAACATCGGTGTGTTGGATCTTGAAATGTGAAAAATCTGGAGTGATGACACTGTACTCCCCCCATCCAACTAATCCCCAAAGTAAGTCTCCTTTTTTGTAATCCGGGTGCCCAGAGTCTATCACTTTAGACACTGAAAACCCATTGATTGGCTGCAAACAATTCAGTAAGAACATTTTACAcgattcaaaatatattttctcgtCAGGGTCCTTCAAGACTCTGTCTCTCAAGGAGATTAGCAAGACCATAAGAGACGTCGTACTGGTCGTAGTTTagaataatgttttctaaatttaaaaaacagtGTTTCCAAATCCATATCCGCTTCAATAGTGAAATTGTTTCCGGAAACGTAACAAAATCGATCGAGTTTCTCCATATagattctcattttttttttgtcttccagAGAACAATGCGTAAACTATAATAATAagtgttgtttgtggtgtacCTCACCGGGATTGTAACCTTGAGCTAGCGCAGCAGTGCCGGGATCAGGCTTTCCCATGCGAATGCGCATGTAAGGATCGCAAGAAAGGTAGAGATTCTTCACCAATACCGTCTTGGATCCCGCAGGTATCTTTAAATCGACGGTGGAGTCGATGAAGATGAGGTCAGATTCCTTGGGGAAACCGGTGACGTAATCTCGCAATATGACCTGCTTGTTGGTCGCTGTGGTTGCCATTATCTCTGTGATTTAGTTTCTCTATACCTCAAAAGATGATTTTTGTGTTCTTCGTCCTGACGAGTTCTGTACTTATAGGCTTCGCGAATCGTGCGGTGGTATAATAGCCAGAAGGCCCACACAACATGCTAAAAGAATACGTGGTATCTTATGATTAAACGCAGCTTATGTgg comes from Camelina sativa cultivar DH55 chromosome 19, Cs, whole genome shotgun sequence and encodes:
- the LOC104763934 gene encoding NADP-dependent alkenal double bond reductase P1-like → MATTATNKQVILRDYVTGFPKESDLIFIDSTVDLKIPAGSKTVLVKNLYLSCDPYMRIRMGKPDPGTAALAQGYNPGEPINGFSVSKVIDSGHPDYKKGDLLWGLVGWGEYSVITPDFSHFKIQHTDVPLSYYTGLLGMPGMTAYAGFYEICAPKKGETVFVSAASGAVGQLVGQFAKIMGCYVVGSAGSKEKVDLLKNKFGFDEAFNYKEEKDLNAALKRCFPEGIDVYFENVGGKMLDAVLLNMKLHGRIAVCGMISQYNLEDQEGVHNLATVIYKRIRIQGFVVADYFDKYLKFLDFVLPYIREGKITYVEDVVEGLENGPSALLGLFHGKNVGKQLIVVARE